ATTGATTGCCCGCCGCGCAGGGATCGCAGGGCGGCGGTCCGCCGCGGAAGGCGGCGTTGACGATCACCACCACATCCAGGACGCTGACCACGCAATCGCAGGTGTGGTCCAGGCGGCTGGTGTGCGGGCAGCATTCGGCGTCGGCGACATCGTTCCCGCCGCGAAATGCCACATTCACCGTCATCACCACATCGACCACCGACGGCACACCATCGCCGTTGGGATCGCCATGGGTTTTGCAGAGACAGCCGTCCAGCTGCCGTCGGTAGAAATTGATTCCACCGTCTTCCTCGCCGACAAACGCGTCGCGCAAGAGGTCGCCGTCAATGTCGGCGAAACACACCCGCAGCCGGTGGCCGTCGTCGTCCCACGGCAACGTGTCGGATTGCGCAATCAAGGTCAGTGAGTCGGGGAATGTTCCCGATGGTGCGGTGTTGCGATACAGAACCGTGCCAAACGACCGTCCGCCGACCAGCAGGTCCCTGGACCCATCGCAGTCCCAATCGTAGACCACCGGCAGCGTGATGTCGCGCGGCTGGCGTTTGATCAGGCGGTTGGTGACCAGTGACAGCGCCGGAGAGCCCGGCGACCCGACGTTTTCGTAGAGCAGGACATTCGCCGAACCGTTGAAGTCCCACTCGCCGACCACCAGGTCGGTCAGGCCATCGCCATCCCAATCCACCGGACAGACCGACGCCTGCAAGTCGACCTGGATGCCTCCGAGTTGGCCGGTGACTTTCACCGGGGCGAAGTTGGCCGGTCCGCCGTCGTTGCGCCAGTACTCGATCGTGCCGGCTTCGTTGCCGATCAGCAGATCGAGGTCGCCATCGCTGTCCCAATCGACCAGCGCCGGCGCCGCGGTCAGACCGACATCGATGCCTTTGTAGAAATGGCCGGAGAGCAGGAAGCTGGGGCTGCCGGTTGAGCCGACATTCTCAAAGTGCGACAGACGTCCATCGCCGCGTCCGATCAATAAATCGAGATCGCCGTCGCCGTCCAGGTCCCCCGCCGCCGGAATGGCGTAGCTGCCGACATCGATGTTGGCAATCAGGTTGGAATCTTCGACGGCATAGACCGGCAACGTCGGTGTCCCGGTGTTGCGCAGGAGGAGGAGGTTGTTGAGGTCGTTGCCGTTGGCGGCGCCGACCAGCATATCGAGGTCACCGTCATCGTCCAGATCGGCAAACGCCGTGTGGTTGAGCCCGAAGGTGTTGACCGGCAGATACGCTTCGCTCTGCTCGGTCAAATCGGAGACCGATGCGGTCCCCAGGTTGGCGAACAGGTAGGCGTTGTTGTTGTTGATGTCGCCCCAGAACAAGTCCTGATCCCCGTCGGCGTCGTGGTCGGCAAAGGTGATCGTCGAAAAGCCATGCTGCGGCTCGGTCACCGACTGCGCCAGTGCCCCGGGGAAGGCGTAGACGCTGTCGTAGAAGAATGACCCCAGGACATACACCGGATCGGTCGAGTCGCCGTCGTTGCGGTACTGCCATAACTCGCCGGTCACCGAACCGAGGAAGAAGTCGTAGTCGTTGTCGTTGTCGAGATCGGCGAAATCGCCAGTGTTGTTCAATCCGGTCTCGAAGTCGCCGAACATATCCTTGACGAGTTCGAAAACGATGTTGCCGCCGCTGGAGAGGTTCTGGTAGTAGGCGGTCATCCCGTTGCCGGCGTCGCAGAACAAATCGAGATCGCCATCGGCATCGATGTCGCAGAATCGGTGCCAGGTTCGGGTGTTGACGCCGCCGATCCGTTCGGTCACCGGCGTCCAGACGGGAACGGCTTCAGTCCCCGCGTTGCGCAGGTAGGCCACCTTGCCGCGGGTCTCACCGAGCATCAGGTCGGTGCGTCCGTCACCGTCGAAATCCACCAGCGACGGTTTCGGGCTGTTGACCCCGCCCCAGAACGGCAACGCCAGCGTATCCCCGCCGGCCACCACCGGCCAGGGGGCATACTCCTTTACAAAGCCCGCCCCCGACACCGGGATCGGGCGCAGGATTAGCAGCGAGGCAATGAGAGCAAGGATTCGTTGTCGCATGAGCAACCGCGCGGCGGGTACGCGCCGATAATCTAACGCTTTACTCCCGTATGTCAATGTGCCCCAAACCGCCCCGGTCTTCCCTCTCCGGTAGTATCGGCGGCGCGTCCCGCCCATCCAGCGTGTTGGTGAAGCAGGAAACTTGGCCGCGAACCGCGCTTTTGACACACAAAAAAGTCATCCTCGTGTTCTGAGACTGTAGTTTTGTGGAACACTGGACGGAGAGGCCATGGATTACCCCATCCTCGACACCGGCCCGCTGGGGCCCTCGACCTTGATCGCCGCCGTGGCGATCATCCATGTGCTGATCGCGCAGTTTGCCGTCGGCGCCGGCATCGCCACGCCGTGGCTGGAAGCGCGGGCGCTGCGGCGCAACGATTCGGTGCTGCTCAACTTCCTGTCCCGCTATGCCCGCTTCCTGATCCTGCTGTCGTTTGTCGGCGGCGCGGTCACCGGCGTCGGCATCTGGTTTGTCGTCGGGCTGATCTCGCCGGAGACTATCTCGCTTCTGTTGCGGCAGTTTGTCTGGGGTTGGGCGACCGAGTGGGTCTTCTTCCTGGTTGAGATCGTCTCCGGCTATGTCTACTACTTCTACTGGGGCCGGATGGACCCGAAGACGCATGTGAAGGTGGGCTGGGTCTATGCCGCCTCGGCATGGGGATCGCTTTTCATCATCAACGGCATCCTCACCTTCATGCTCACGCCCGGCGACTGGCTGGCCAACGGCTCCTTCTGGAGCGGGTGGCTCAACCCGACATCGTGGCCGTCGCTGGTTCTGCGCACCATTTCCAGTCTCTCTCTGGCCGGGTTGTTCATCGCCGTGGTCGCCAATCTGCAGAAGGACATGACCGGCGAGGACCGGCGCCACATCATCAATGAGGGGTCGGTCTTCCTCGTGCCGCTGGCGCTGATGATCCCGGTGTCGCTGTGGTACTTCGCCGCCGCTCCGGCCACATCGTCGCAACTGGTGGTCGGCGGCGCGGTGGCCATGTCGCTCTTTTTCGCCTTTGGCATCATCGCCTCCACGTTGATCGGCGTCTACGCCTATTGGGGCCTGCTGAAGAACAGACGCTCGGTGCATCTGGAAACCGCGCTTCTGCTCACCGGTATCGCGCTCATCGCCACCGGCTCGATGGAATATGTGCGCGAGGGCATCCGCAAACCGTACACGGTCTACCATTACCTCTACGCCAACGGTCTGACCACCGAGCGGATCGCCGCGATCAATCAGCATGGCTTTTTCGCCGCCCCGCCGGTGATTGCGCAGGGGAAAAACCCCGACGCGCTCACCCCAATCGAGCGCGGCCGCATCATCTACGACGTCCAATGCCAGCGTTGCCATGCGGTCGACGGCTACAACGCGATCCGTCCGCTGGTCGCTAACTGGACGGTCGAAATGATTCGCGACAACACGCGCCAACTGCACCGTCTGCGCGGGTACATGCCCCCCTTTGCCGGCACCGAGCGGGACCTCGAGGATCTGGTGGCTTTCCTCGCTTCGTTGCGATCCGACGAATGGGAGCAGATTCACCGCCCGCCGAATCCGGAGGGACAGCGATGATCGGCGGACACGATCCGATGGCGATGCCGGCCCCGCCCCAGATGCTGTTGTTTCTCCTGGGATTGACCTTCGTGCTGCATCTGGCGATGCTCGGCCTCCTGTTCGCTTCGCTGTGGGCGCGCGCCGGCGCCGAATGGGGACGCGCGGCGGGTTATGACACCCAGCGCGTGCACCGCGCCGGCGTGGTC
The nucleotide sequence above comes from bacterium. Encoded proteins:
- a CDS encoding cytochrome ubiquinol oxidase subunit I, whose protein sequence is MDYPILDTGPLGPSTLIAAVAIIHVLIAQFAVGAGIATPWLEARALRRNDSVLLNFLSRYARFLILLSFVGGAVTGVGIWFVVGLISPETISLLLRQFVWGWATEWVFFLVEIVSGYVYYFYWGRMDPKTHVKVGWVYAASAWGSLFIINGILTFMLTPGDWLANGSFWSGWLNPTSWPSLVLRTISSLSLAGLFIAVVANLQKDMTGEDRRHIINEGSVFLVPLALMIPVSLWYFAAAPATSSQLVVGGAVAMSLFFAFGIIASTLIGVYAYWGLLKNRRSVHLETALLLTGIALIATGSMEYVREGIRKPYTVYHYLYANGLTTERIAAINQHGFFAAPPVIAQGKNPDALTPIERGRIIYDVQCQRCHAVDGYNAIRPLVANWTVEMIRDNTRQLHRLRGYMPPFAGTERDLEDLVAFLASLRSDEWEQIHRPPNPEGQR
- a CDS encoding VCBS repeat-containing protein — its product is MRQRILALIASLLILRPIPVSGAGFVKEYAPWPVVAGGDTLALPFWGGVNSPKPSLVDFDGDGRTDLMLGETRGKVAYLRNAGTEAVPVWTPVTERIGGVNTRTWHRFCDIDADGDLDLFCDAGNGMTAYYQNLSSGGNIVFELVKDMFGDFETGLNNTGDFADLDNDNDYDFFLGSVTGELWQYRNDGDSTDPVYVLGSFFYDSVYAFPGALAQSVTEPQHGFSTITFADHDADGDQDLFWGDINNNNAYLFANLGTASVSDLTEQSEAYLPVNTFGLNHTAFADLDDDGDLDMLVGAANGNDLNNLLLLRNTGTPTLPVYAVEDSNLIANIDVGSYAIPAAGDLDGDGDLDLLIGRGDGRLSHFENVGSTGSPSFLLSGHFYKGIDVGLTAAPALVDWDSDGDLDLLIGNEAGTIEYWRNDGGPANFAPVKVTGQLGGIQVDLQASVCPVDWDGDGLTDLVVGEWDFNGSANVLLYENVGSPGSPALSLVTNRLIKRQPRDITLPVVYDWDCDGSRDLLVGGRSFGTVLYRNTAPSGTFPDSLTLIAQSDTLPWDDDGHRLRVCFADIDGDLLRDAFVGEEDGGINFYRRQLDGCLCKTHGDPNGDGVPSVVDVVMTVNVAFRGGNDVADAECCPHTSRLDHTCDCVVSVLDVVVIVNAAFRGGPPPCDPCAAGNQCPR